The following are from one region of the Deltaproteobacteria bacterium genome:
- a CDS encoding GNAT family N-acetyltransferase, translating to MSARSLQPADIRPLSEALALLPLMQRYNRPANAIAESLESALARGDGLLVFDDGNGAQGLSWFLFSGTFGLGGYLRLMAVSPYAHRKGIGSELLIAYEAAVATQSRHTFLLCSDFNVDAQRFYERHGYVQVGRLPSLVVFGVDELVYWKRLATI from the coding sequence ATGAGTGCCCGTTCTCTGCAGCCGGCTGATATTCGCCCTTTGAGTGAGGCGCTCGCACTGCTGCCTCTGATGCAACGCTATAATCGTCCAGCGAACGCGATTGCAGAGAGCTTGGAAAGCGCGCTCGCACGGGGTGATGGGCTATTGGTGTTTGATGATGGGAACGGCGCACAGGGACTGTCGTGGTTTCTGTTTTCAGGGACGTTTGGACTTGGCGGGTATTTACGCCTGATGGCCGTCTCTCCCTATGCGCATCGTAAAGGGATCGGTTCAGAACTGCTGATAGCGTATGAAGCAGCGGTGGCAACCCAGAGCCGTCACACCTTTCTCTTGTGTAGTGACTTCAATGTTGATGCACAGCGCTTTTATGAGCGACATGGATACGTGCAGGTCGGTCGCTTGCCGAGCCTTGTCGTTTTTGGAGTAGATGAGCTGGTCTACTGGAAGCGACTCGCGACGATATAG